From Aedes albopictus strain Foshan chromosome 1, AalbF5, whole genome shotgun sequence, one genomic window encodes:
- the LOC109422035 gene encoding cytochrome c oxidase subunit 7A, mitochondrial — protein MSARNIARLAVQSTRQFSRTSAASSGEVAEGYKQLKHIQAKFQKPDGKPVHLKGGPVDQVLFGTTIVLSLVGLLGIGKLIFELSYPAKQDE, from the exons ATGAGCGCTAGG AACATCGCCCGTCTGGCCGTGCAGAGCACCCGTCAGTTCTCCCGCACTTCGGCCGCTTCGTCCGGAGAGGTCGCCGAGGGCTACAAGCAGCTGAAGCACATCCAGGCCAAGTTCCAG AAACCCGATGGCAAGCCGGTGCACCTGAAGGGAGGCCCCGTTGACCAGGTGCTGTTCGGGACGACCATCGTGCTGTCGTTGGTCGGTCTGCTCGGAATCGGTAAGCTGATCTTTGAGCTGAGCTACCCGGCGAAGCAGGACGAGTAA
- the LOC115258249 gene encoding U3 small nucleolar RNA-associated protein 25 homolog, with the protein MANKPRKGQQHQHGGKKGRGGKPPLSAAMKKQRRREQAQKAPVSRFRKNLRHMERSKEAMEALKRQQDAERKYKQRMNSAVEARERDLDGESEEEEVDEREDDFETLVKTLNSGRKGAGKREEAIESEESESEEEEEEGEDSDVEEEEVEEPSKEGDDEMEVGSEDDSDGDSEEEVDVEDSEEGSEDEEGIEGDPYMAHISHNISPQLLESISVSPAVVQKSTIKFKKLGQLMIEIPKDRNKESKKSVLLEDEETYAPEGTVPKALNLAELDPKKLFLKERIQRHLEQPIFTELQAECFSILNNYQDLYYPSRTLDNGESLRFVYCLHALNHIIKSTSKILHHNLKLAEAANNKKQKKKIKNAISSAQEYRDQGLVRPKVLIVAPFRSSALKIVETLKKQFAGDEAKAVTNYSRFQAEYGGQTLYFPKHNPKPEDYERVFSGNTDDNFRIGISFSKSSMKLYTKYYNSDLILASPLGLRMTIGAEGEAERDYDFLSSIELLILDQAEICMAQNWDHVIHLMDHLHLQPQSTEHTDFSRVRYWCLNGWSRFYRQTLLLSSHDLPEFRSIFNNKCANYRGKIRAANPVKAGSIRHVVVQVPQTFHRIEVTSLDQSFDSKFQHFTTVLLPQLRSITMARCLIYVPSYFDYVRLRNYFKKEELSFVQICEYSKDAKIARARDMFFHGSSHFLLYSERSHFFRRPRIKGIRHLVFYQLPAYPQFYAEMINLMANEYQNRKDGIDASAMTVTVLYTKYDLLRLSAVVGSEQAVKIAASPKAAHTFTTHK; encoded by the coding sequence ATGGCCAACAAGCCTCGAAAAGGACAGCAACACCAGCATGGTGGTAAGAAAGGTCGCGGCGGCAAACCGCCGCTATCCGCGGCCATGAAGAAACAACGTCGCCGAGAGCAGGCCCAAAAGGCACCGGTTTCGCGCTTCCGCAAGAACCTGCGCCACATGGAGCGCAGCAAGGAAGCGATGGAGGCGTTGAAGCGCCAGCAGGACGCCGAACGGAAGTACAAACAGCGGATGAATTCGGCGGTGGAGGCACGGGAACGGGATTTGGACGGGGAAAGTGAGGAGGAAGAGGTGGACGAACGGGAGGATGACTTCGAGACGCTGGTGAAGACGTTGAACAGCGGTCGGAAGGGGGCGGGGAAGCGGGAGGAGGCTATCGAGAGTGAGGAAAGTGAGAgcgaagaggaggaggaggagggtgAGGATAGTGATGTAGAGGAAGAGGAAGTTGAGGAACCAAGTAAGGAAGGAGACGATGAGATGGAGGTCGGTTCTGAAGATGATTCGGATGGGGATTCGGAGGAAGAAGTCGATGTTGAAGACTCAGAGGAAGGATCGGAAGACGAAGAAGGCATCGAGGGGGATCCGTATATGGCTCACATTAGCCATAACATCAGTCCACAGCTGTTGGAGTCGATATCGGTCAGTCCGGCTGTGGTCCAGAAGAGCACGATTAAGTTCAAGAAGCTGGGACAGCTGATGATCGAAATTCCCAAAGATCGTAATAAGGAAAGTAAGAAATCTGTACTACTGGAGGACGAGGAAACATATGCCCCCGAAGGAACGGTTCCAAAGGCTTTGAACCTGGCCGAGTTAGATCCCAAGAAGCTTTTCCTCAAGGAACGGATCCAACGCCATCTAGAGCAGCCGATCTTCACCGAACTACAAGCCGAATGTTTTTCAATCTTGAACAACTACCAGGACTTGTACTATCCGTCGAGGACCTTGGACAACGGGGAATCCCTGCGATTTGTCTACTGCCTGCACGCGTTGAATCACATCATAAAGTCCACATCGAAGATCCTCCATCACAATTTGAAGTTGGCCGAAGCGGCTAACAACAAAAAGCAGAAGAAAAAGATCAAGAACGCGATCAGTTCCGCTCAAGAATACCGCGATCAAGGCCTGGTTCGACCGAAAGTTCTCATTGTGGCGCCCTTCCGGAGTTCGGCATTGAAGATCGTTGAAACTCTGAAGAAGCAATTCGCCGGAGACGAAGCCAAGGCCGTTACGAACTACAGCCGTTTCCAGGCCGAGTACGGAGGGCAAACGCTCTACTTTCCGAAGCACAACCCAAAGCCGGAGGATTACGAACGGGTGTTCTCCGGTAACACGGATGATAACTTCCGGATCGGCATATCGTTCAGCAAGAGTTCCATGAAGCTGTACACCAAGTACTACAACTCGGACCTGATCCTGGCGTCCCCGCTGGGTCTCCGAATGACCATTGGTGCTGAAGGCGAAGCCGAGCGAGACTACGATTTCCTGTCGTCGATCGAGTTGCTAATCCTGGACCAGGCGGAGATCTGCATGGCTCAGAACTGGGATCACGTGATTCACCTGATGGATCACCTCCATCTCCAACCTCAGAGCACGGAACACACGGACTTTTCACGCGTTCGCTACTGGTGCCTTAACGGGTGGTCTCGCTTCTACCGCCAAACGCTGCTTCTGTCCTCGCACGATCTTCCGGAGTTTCGTTCCATCTTCAACAATAAATGTGCCAACTATCGGGGGAAAATCCGCGCCGCTAATCCAGTCAAAGCCGGTTCTATTCGACACGTTGTCGTCCAGGTTCCGCAGACCTTCCACCGCATCGAGGTGACCTCCCTGGACCAGTCCTTCGATTCCAAGTTTCAGCACTTCACAACGGTGCTTCTTCCCCAGCTGAGATCAATCACCATGGCTCGTTGCCTCATCTACGTTCCGTCCTACTTCGATTATGTCCGCCTACGGAACTACTTCAAAAAGGAGGAACTCAGCTTCGTCCAGATCTGCGAGTACTCCAAGGATGCCAAGATCGCCCGAGCCCGGGACATGTTCTTCCACGGCAGCAGCCACTTCTTGCTTTACTCCGAACGATCGCACTTTTTCCGCCGCCCACGCATCAAGGGAATCCGCCATCTGGTGTTCTACCAGCTTCCGGCCTATCCGCAGTTCTACGCCGAAATGATCAACCTGATGGCCAACGAGTACCAGAACCGGAAGGACGGGATCGATGCCAGCGCCATGACCGTCACCGTGCTCTACACCAAGTACGATTTGTTGCGGTTGTCGGCCGTGGTCGGCTCCGAACAGGCGGTTAAGATCGCCGCCAGTCCGAAGGCGGCGCACACGTTTACCACCCACAAGTAG
- the LOC109422032 gene encoding large ribosomal subunit protein mL40, producing the protein MSMFGAILRTATNSQPTKTFLAWRALHTGPVTSFHFTPILCAEPLKKKKKIDPQILKQREERKRKRLEKQIRRLEKNARQLKPVEELEVPMELIDEQKQRKRTGVKVSPEVLEDRVLLEKQWAKYRMEQKLQDYQLIDRVLAAQTKALNELRLESEELYQKAVQVDAGLVPFKAVGPVATPPIDGYEMPDGEYLDVSKKFE; encoded by the exons ATGTCGATGTTCGGGGCAATTTTAAG GACGGCCACAAACTCGCAGCCGACGAAAACTTTCCTAGCGTGGCGCGCCCTCCACACCGGTCCAGTCACTAGCTTCCACTTCACGCCGATTCTGTGCGCGGAACCgctaaagaaaaagaagaaaatcgACCCGCAAATCCTGAAGCAACGCGAGGAGCGTAAGCGCAAACGTCTGGAGAAGCAAATCCGCCGGCTGGAGAAGAATGCCCGCCAGTTGAAACCGGTCGAAGAGCTGGAGGTTCCGATGGAGCTGATCGACGAGCAGAAGCAACGCAAACGAACCGGGGTGAAGGTGAGTCCGGAGGTGCTCGAAGATCGGGTGCTGCTGGAGAAGCAGTGGGCTAAGTATCGGATGGAACAGAAGCTGCAGGACTACCAGCTGATCGATCGGGTGCTGGCGGCGCAGACTAAGGCATTGAACGAGCTGCGGCTGGAGTCGGAGGAGCTGTACCAGAAGGCGGTCCAGGTTGATGCGGGGTTGGTGCCGTTCAAAGCGGTAGGGCCGGTGGCCACGCCTCCGATTGACGGGTACGAAATGCCCGACGGTGAGTATCTGGATGTGTCGAAGAAGTTCGAGTGA